Below is a window of Pseudomonas eucalypticola DNA.
GCCCCGAGCTGGGCCTGACCATTCCGGTGGGCAAGGACTCCATGTCCATGAAGACCCGCTGGAGCGACGAAGGCGCCGAGAAGAGCGTGACCTCGCCGATGTCGCTGATCATCACCGGCTTCGCCCCGGTGGTCGATATTCGCAAGACCCTGACCCCGCAACTGCGCATGGACAAGGGCCTGACCGATTTGGTGTTGATCGACCTGGGCCGTGGCCAGAACCGCATGGGCGCCTCGATCCTGGCCCAGGCCCACGCCAAGCTGGCCAAGGCTGCCCCGGACGTCGACGATCCGGAAGACCTGAAGGCGTTCTTCGCCGTGATCCAGGGCCTGAACGCCGACGGCCATCTGCTGGCCTACCACGACCGTTCCGATGGCGGCCTGCTGACCACCGTGATGGAAATGGCCTTTGCCGGCCACTGTGGCCTGGACCTGCAACTGGACACCCTGGCCCATGGCCGGGACGAGATCAACGCCATCCTCTTCAACGAAGAGCTGGGCGCCGTGATTCAGGTTCGCCAGGACGCCACCGCCGACATCCTCGCGCAGTTCAGCGCTGCCGGCCTGGGCGACTGTGTGGCCGTGATCGGCCAGCCAGTGAACAATGGCCACGTGAGCATCAGCTTCAATGGCGATGTGCTGTTCGAGGGCGACCGCCGGCTGCTGCAGCGCCAGTGGGCCGAGACCAGCTACCAGATCCAGCGCCTGCGCGACAACGCCGAGTGCGCGGACCAGGAGTTCGACGCCCTGCTGGAAGAAGACAACCCGGGCCTGAGCGTCAAGCTGGGCTTCGACGTCAACGACAACATCAGTGCGCCGTACATCAAGAAAGGCGTTCGTCCCCAGGTTGCCGTGCTGCGCGAGCAGGGCGTCAACGGCCAGGTGGAAATGGCTGCCGCGTTCGACCGCGCCGGCTTCAATGCCATCGACGTGCACATGAGCGATATCCTCGCGGGCCGCGTCGACCTGAACGAGTTCAAGGGCCTGGTGGCCTGTGGTGGCTTCAGCTACGGCGACGTGCTGGGTGCGGGCGAAGGCTGGGCCAAGTCGGCGCTGTTCAACGCCCGTGCCCGTGATGCGTTCCAGCAGTACTTCGAACGCAACGACACGTTCACCCTGGGTGTGTGCAACGGTTGCCAGATGATGTCCAACCTGCATGAGCTGATCCCGGGCACCGAGTTCTGGCCACACTTCGTGCGCAACCGCTCCGAGCAGTTCGAAGCGCGCGTGGCGATGGTCGAGGTGCAGAAGTCCAACTCGGTGTTCCTGCAGGGCATGGCCGGTTCGCGCATGCCGATCGCCATAGCCCACGGCGAAGGCCATGCGGAGTTCGCCAACGAGCAGGCGCTGATCGAAGCTGATGTCTCGGGTTGCGTGGCACTGCGTTTCGTCGACAACCACGGCAAGGTCACCGAAGCCTACCCGGCCAACCCGAACGGCTCGCCGCGCGGGATTACCGGCCTGACCAGCCGCGACGGGCGCGTCACCATCATGATGCCGCACCCTGAGCGTGTGTTCCGTGCCGTGCAGAACTCGTGGCGTCCGGATGACTGGAACGAAGACGCGGCGTGGATGCGCATGTTCCGCAACGCGCGCGTCTGGGTGAACTGAGGCCGTGTACAAGCTCGCCTTCTTCGTCCCGCCCAGCCATGTGGAGGCTGTCAAGGACGCCGTGTTTGCCGCCGGTGGCGGCCGCATCGGCGACTACGACAGTTGCGCATGGCAGGCCCTGGGCCAGGGGCAGTTCCGCCCCAGGGACGGTGCAACGCCGTTCCTGGGGCAGAGCGGACAACTGGAACGGGTAGAGGAGTGGAAGGTCGAGCTGGTGGTGGCTGATGATTTGATCGAAGCAGTGGTGGCGGCGCTCAAGCGCAGCCACCCCTACGAGACGCCCGCCTACGAAGCCTGGCGCCTCGCCGATATCTGAACCTGCACCTGAAGCAGCGGCCGTGTGGCGGCCACTGCGCCATCGTCAGGTCAGCCTTCCTTGTGCTTTATTCCCCCTTGCAATGTCTGCTCCCGATCATGGCCCTTGGTGCGAATCAGCCCCAGGTCCGAGGTCTGGTCCTTGCTGTCCTGTGGACCAGTGAAGGCATTGAGCAGGTTCTGGGTCATTTCCTCCGGCACGATCGATAGTTTTCCTTCAATGCCGAACACGTGATCGCTGCCGCTCAGGCTGCGGGTGTTGACTGCGCTGCTCCCCAGGTCGACCTGGCCGCGGGCGCTGGCCAGCAGGGCGCCATTGAGTTGCGTGTTGCCTTCGACGGCCAGGGCGATGCCTTCGCGGCCGTTGAGCACGGTCTGGGCGCTAGCGGTATCGCGGGCGGTCTTGCTCACGTCCAGATGCAGGGTAGGGGCGAAGCCCGGGTCGGCTTTCTGGATGCCTTTGGCGACGTTGGTCGGAATCTTGCCGGCCGCCGGCCCGGCCAGGGCGCTGGCGCCGTTGAGCAGGCCCTGCGGGTTCTGGTCGGCGTTGAGCCGGGCGTCCACTGCCACTTTGTAGCCGTTGACCTGGTCCTGGCGGGTTTCCACCACCAGGTCGCCGGCGACGGTGCCCTTGATGGTGTCGGCGTGCACTTGCACGCCGCTCAGCAAGGCATCGCGCCGGGTATCGAGTTGCAGCGATTCGCTCCGCAACGAGCTATTGGCGTGGGTGGTGCTCGCTAACTTGTCCAGCCCCAGGGTGACGCGGCCGTGAATGGCGCTGTTGCCCTTGGTGGATTCGGTGGCGGTGGCGCCGTTGAGGCTCAGGCCCACGCCCACGCTGCGGTTGTCGCGCTTTTCCTCGGACGTGGCCGCAGTAATGGCCAGGCCGCCTTTGCTGGCGTCCAGCACCAGGCGCTTGGCGTCCAGCGTCAGGCCCTTGATCTCGATGGCCTTATCGTCGCTGGCGCCCGCCGCGACCTGCACCGGGCCCGCTACCTGCCAGTGCGACCCTGTGGCGGTTGTGCTCTGCTCATCGGTGCGCGCAAGCTCCAGGCTTGCCCCCACGCCGCCGCCCTTGGCGCCCGACGGCGCCTTGCCGGCCACGCTCAGTTGCACACCGCCGCCATAGACACTGCCACTGGCCTGGTGGGTGTCGGTGGTGGCGCTGACCTGCGCGCGCCCGCCGGCCTTGATATCGACACTGGCAACCTGCTGTTCAGCACTGCCCACGGCGGTGCCCTCCATCAGCACCTGCTTGCCGGCGCCAATGCTTACCGCCCCCGGGGTGTTTATCCGTGCACCATGGCCCTGGCTGTCGGTGGTGCTGGCTGTGGTGTATTTGCCAATCACGCTGCCCCCGCCGCTCTTGCCGATGTCGGCGCCGCTGCCCACCTTGGCCCATGATGAACCGTTGAGGGTGGTTTCCTGAATGCTTTGCTGATCCCGTGCCTGTTCCAGCGCCACGGTGCCGCCGGCCTTGAGGCTGATGTCGCCCGCCGTGCTATTGAAGCGGCTGCCCTCGTAGCGGCCGTCAGTGCCCAGTTGTACCTGGATACCGGCCTTGCCTTCGATCAGGCTCGGCACGGTCGTCTGCTGGTGAGCCTGTTTGTCGATGGAGCCACCACTGCCAACCACTTTCACGTTGAGGTCAGCCCCGGTGTTGGTGTCGAGCCGGGTGCGAACATCCACATCCAGACGCTTGAGGCTGTCGCTGGTGCGAGTCACCGCAGCCGCCTGGTCATGGTTGCCGGCGGTGATGAGTACCTTGCCCTCGGTGGCCTGGTAATGGGTGCCGACGTCTTTCAGGCGCTCAGCCACCTCGACCTGCACCTCGGTGCCGCTGATCTTCGCCACCTTGGCGGTTTCGTCCACCTTGACGCTGTCGCGTTGCAGGTGGCTGACCATCAGGTCGGCGCCCAGGCTGGGGGCGTACAGGTTGTCTTCCACGGCCTGGTTCTGGAAGCGGCTCTGGTCCTCGCCCTTCACCACTTTTTCGATTGGCCGGGTGATGTCGGTGTATTCAACGCTGGCACCGAGCGAGCCGCGGGTGGTCTGGCGGTGTTCTTCGGTGGTCACCTTGTCGGTTACCGCCAGGTGGCTGGCCTGCTGGAACGCCAGTCGGGTCTTGCCCTTGCTGGCCATCGAGGTTCCCTCATGGGTGAGTGTGTCGCCTTTGAGGGACTGGGTGCCATTGCTGGTCATGACGGTACCGACAGCGCTCGTTTCGTCACGCGTCAGGGCCGTTTTCGAATAGCCGCCGTCGAAGCTGCTGCCGGCGCGATCCATCCCGCCGGTCACCCGCAATGCGCCATCGCCGACGGTGGTGGTGCTGGCTTCATGTTTCGTGGCCTGGCCGGCAAGAAACTGTTGGACGGGGGCCTCGACGTGCGTGCCGGTTTCGCTGTGCACCTTGCCGGCAATCACCTTGACGATGCCGTCGCTTTTCAGGTTGACCGTGTCGCCCTTGATTTCCGCGCCCAGCGGCGTGCGGGTGGCGCGGTCGCTTTCGGTGTTTTCCACCTTGTAGCCAACCTCGGCGTAGTACTGCTTGCTGCTGTCCTTGCCATCGCCCGCCAGCTTGGTTTCACCGGCATCAACGGCAAAGCCTTGTTGGCGCGCCTGGCGGTTGTGCTGCTCGGTTTCAATGGCGGGGTGCAGCTCGATGCCCTTGGGCGCCGTGACGTTCAGCGAGCCTTTGGCCTCGAGGCGCGAACCGGTCAGCACGGCCTTGTCGACCACTTCAACACGCAGGTTGGACGCCGACTGCATCTCGCTGCCTTTCTGGTTCACCTGGGTGCTGTTGTCGTTGGCGGTCTTGCCGAAGAAGAAACCGCCCGCCAGGTCACCACGGTAGTCGGCCTTGCGCTGCGTACCGGTCAGTGCCTGGCTGTCCAGGGTCGCTGACCCCGCGGTGCGCAGTGTCCCGTCGCCCTGGCTGTGCAGGCGGCTGCCAACGATGGTCACGTCACCGACGCTGTCGACGTTGACGACGCCCCCCTCCAGCACGGTGGGGCGCAGGGTCTGGTGGGTGTCGGTGGTATTGCTGTCGCCGCGCCACAGGTGCTTGCGGTGGCGCACGGTTTCGAACACCTCCCTGCTGTCCACCAGCGCTTCAACCGTGGTGGTGCCTTTGCTTTCCAGGGTCAGGGTTTTGCCGGCCTTGACGGTGGCGCCGCTCACATGTAGCGAGGTGCCGGCCGCCAGGCGCACGTCACCCGGTGTCTGCAGGTCGGTGGCCAGGTGCTCGCGGGTGGTCGTGGTGGTGCGCTTGGAGTACTCCTCGGTGGGGATGAACCAGGCTTTGCGGTCATGCTGCTCGTGGTCTCGGCTGACTTGCTCGCGGGTGCGGGTGTCCAGGCGCAATGCCTTGCCCGCCGTGATGTCGATGTTTTCGCCCTTGACCTTGACGGCGGTCAGGCGCATGTCAGCGCTGGTGGTCAGGTGCACATCGCCCTGGGCCGCGCTGACCACGCCCTCTCCCAGTTGCACGTTGCCCCGGGCATTGATGGCCACGCCTTCGCGGCCTACCAGGTGAGTGCCGGGCATCTTCACCCCGGCGCCTTCTGCGGTGCTGACGATGTTGATGCGCCCTGCGCGCATGGCCCCCAGCAGGTGAGCGTCGACGGGAGGAGCCGTCGCAGCGGCGGTGTGCAGCAGCGCACGGTCGGCATAGGCCAGGGTGTTGTGCCCCAAGGTGATGTCCAGTGCGTCGCGGCTGCTCAATACACCGCGGCCATCGATAACCGGGGTAATCAACTCCAGCGCCCCCTGGGGGTTGCTGATGCCTCCTTCACCGACCGCCAGTACCGCTTGGTCATGGCCGGCAGCCAGGCGTACGATACGGCCATCCTCCAGCTCCGGGATGCCCACCAGGAAAGTGGCGCGGTTGGTGTTGATGAAGCTGGCACCGTTGGCGCTGATGCCGTTGGGGTTGGCCAGGATGTAATCGGCACGCTGGCCGAATATCTCCTGGGCGCCATCGATGCGCGAGCTGCTCATGCCCGTCACTTCGAAGACGATGGCGCTGGCGGCCTGGCCCTGGAAGTGCCGGTTGGCCTCCAGCGCCGGCCCCAAGTGCGACTGTCCGCCTTGCAGGGCATTGTTGATGACCAGGCCCTGGGCGTCGACGTTGTAGTCACCGAAGCGGTTGTGTGACGTGCCCTGGGCATCGGGCCGGACGATGTCCACCGCAGGGATGCCCTGATGGTCGGCGACCACGGGCATGCCTGCCGGCCCGGCCACGGGCGTCACACCCTCGCTCAGGGCCGGCAGGCTGTAGCCCAGCAACGCGCTGGCAATGGCCCAGCCCAGGGGGTTGAGGGTAAAACGAAAGGCGTGCTGATTCACGTTGTTATCTCTTTTGTCGATGAGTCAGAAGTCCAGTTTCAGCTCCGTGTTCCAGAAGCCCGGCTCTGAGGGAGGGCCGTCCTTGATCACCATGGCATGGCGATATTCGAGTGTCAGTTCACCGCCTGGCCAGCCGAGGCGGGCGCCGCCGCTGAGGGCGGCCAGGGCGGGGTACTGTTGTTCGCGGATGTAGGTGCCCCAGCCGCGGCCGTAGTCCAGGCCCACCTGGGGCGTCAGCGTCAGGCCCTGGCCCAGCGGCAGGGTCACCCCCAGGTTATTGCGCCAGACCAGGGCGCTGCTGGCGGCAATGTTGCTGTCGCGAAAACCGCGCACGCTGTTGGGGCTGCTCAGCAGCGCCTGTTCGCTGGCGGGCAAGGGGTGGGGGCTGTACTGCGCCTCCAGGCTGCTGTCCCAGCGCCAGGGGTAGCCCTTGGCTGGCCATGCCCGGGTACGCATGACCGCCGCGCGCCAGCGCTGGTGCGGGCGGGCGGTTGCACTGAGCCAGGGCAGGCTGTGGTCGTAGCCCAGTTGCCCGCTCCACGTGGCCCGGCCCAGCCACAGCACGTTCAGGTCCAGGCTGGCACTGGTCAACTGGTCATCGGCGCGGGTGTAGTGGCGGCCCGCTATCCAGCGGTCCTGGTGCTTCTGGGTCAGGCGCAGGCCGGCGCCTATCAGGGTGTGCTGGTTGCGCCACAGGGTCCGGTTCAGGCGCAGGCTGTTGCTGGCGCCCCGGGCTTCGCTGCGGGTGCGGTTGACCGGCGCAAAGGCGATCTGCTGGCTGCGCGCCAGACTGGCGCCCAGGGTCCAGGGGCCATAAGGCACGCTGTAGTAAAGGCCCAGGCCCGTGGTATGACTGGGGTCGGCACCGGCGGTGCGGAACAGGCCCACCTGCAGCGAATCGTTGAGGTGCAGCGGGCTGTCATGGCTGACCACCAGGTTCACGCCATGGCGGCCGGTGAACCGGTCGCCGCCATTGCCGTATCGAACGCCCAGCCCCCAGCGAGCCTGGTGCCCGCGTGGTACCAGCAGGATCCGCGACCCTCCTGGCAGTTCACCCGGTGCTATCTGCGCCTGCAGGTCGATGCTGCGCAGGCGGTTGAGCTGGTCCAGGCCCTGCTCCAGGGCCGGCAGGTGCAACGGCCGGCCGAGCAAGTCGGGGAAAGCGTTCTTGAGCGACACCGGCAGGCTGTCATCACTCAGCTCGATGGACTCGACGAAACCTTCCTCCACCGTTATCTCCAGCGGTTCCCCGGCCACTGGCGGCCCGGCCGGGTAGGCGCGGGCGGCGATGTAGCCCCGTTGCACATAAGCGTGGGTGATGGCGGCGAGCACCTGGCGGATGGCGCCCACGTCCATGCACGGACGCAGGTGGGGCGTTACTTCCCGGGCCAGGGCCGGGTCGGCGATGAGGCGGTTGCCGCGCAAGCGCAGGCCGGGCAGAGACCAGCAGGCCACTTCGCGGTCCTCGGCCCTCGGCTGGGGCAGGGGCGGCGGCACCGGGGCCTGGCGTTGCAGTTGGCGCAGGCGCTCGTCACGTTCCAGGCCGTCGCGCTCGCGGCGCTGCTGGTCCAGCCAGCGCAGGGTTTCGTCCGCCTGCGCCGTGGAGGCCAGCAGGGTGCAGCAGGTCAGCAGGCGGAGAAGTGCGCGCATCTTGTTATTCTTCTGAGTGGGTAAAGACATCCGGTAAGGAAGAATTTACCTATTTACACACTCGTTCGAATTCAGATGCATCCAGGATTTATGTAGGACGAATCCGGAACTATCGTTCCATTTTGTTCAAGGCGCGAGGGAGTCGGCGGTATCCCTCAAGGGCGAATTTCAATCAGGGTACCGTCCTTGACCATGCTCCACAGCTCGCGCATGTCCTGGTTCTTCATGGCGATGCAGCCGTCGGTCCAGTCCAGGCTGTTGAAATACCACTCGGGGTAGTCCTCGCTGTCCGGGGTGCCGTGGATCATGATCATGCCACCTGCCGGGACGCCGGCATTGCGCGCGCGTGCCGCGTCGGTGGTGTTGGGGTAGGAAACGTGGATGGCCAGGTTGAAGCGGTCGCTGACCTTGCGCCAGTCCAGCCAGTAGAAGCCTTCGGGGGTGCGCATGTCACCCTCGTACTCCTTGGGCCCGCGCGGGCGCTTGCCCAGGGACACGCGGTAGGTCTTGAGCGGCTGGCCGTCACTGAGCAATTGCAACTGGTGCGCCGATTTGATCACCAGCACCTTGTCGACCACGGCGTTGGCGAGATTTCTCGGCACGCTGGGCGTCACGCCATGCACGGGGTCGATGACGTTGCCGGGTAATTGCGACACCGGCTTTTTCTCGATGGTGACGGTGAAGGCAGCCGAGGACACGGTGGCGAACGACAGACAGAAGAGGGCAAGCAACCAGCGCATTTAACGATCAATCCTGCAGGTAAACGCACCCCGCTTGCGCCGGTGCCGCGTGACACGGTCGGGTTCAGGTCTGCGCCAGCCCGTGCAGCGGCGGCAGATATTCATTGCGAACCGGGTAGTCGTGACCCTGGCGGTCGGCAAAGTAGCATTCTAAGGTACGGCTTACCGTGGGAAAAGCCAGCTCCGCCCAAGGGACTTCGTGCTGGGCAAACAGGCGTACCTCCAGGCTCTCCTCGCCGACGGCGAAATCCAGGTCGGCCAGTTCGGCGCGGAAGAACACGTGGACCTGGCTAATGTGCGGCAAGTCGAACAGCGTGTACAGCGCCAGTTGGCGCACGCGTGCGCACGCTTCTTCGTCGGTCTCGCGGGCGGCGGCCTGCTCCAGGGTCTCGCCATTTTCCATGAAGCCGGCCGGCAGGGTCCAGTAGCCGCGGCGCGGTTCGATGGCGCGCCGGCACAGCAAGATGCGATCGCCCCACACGGGCAGGCAACCGGCGACTATATTGGGGTTCTGGTAGTGAATGAATTCACAGTGCCCGCACACGTACCGCAGGCGGTTGTCGCCCTGGGGGATGAGCTGGCTGACCGGGTTGCCGCACTGGCTGCAGAATTTCATCTCGGGTTTCCTGTTCGCTGCGCCTATCTTGGCGCCAGCGGGCGCGTCGAGCAAGGGGGTTGGGCAGGGCGCGGGTTTGGTGCATGATTGCCCCAGGGCATCGAAAAGAGAGAGACCATGCTGGACGAGCTACTGCGTCGGATGAGCAGCCACAGGCCACGGACCCTGGAGACCGATCGTCGTTTTCCCGAGGCTGCCGTGCTGATGCCCATTACCCGCAGTGACGAGCCCGAGCTGGTGCTGACCCTGCGCGCCAAGGGTCTTTCCACTCACGGCGGCGAAGTGGCGTTCCCTGGTGGCCGCCGCGACCCCGAGGACCCGGACCTGGTCTTCACCGCCCTGCGCGAGGCTGAGGAGGAGATCGGCCTGCCGCCGGGCCTGGTCGAGGTGCTGGGGCCCTTGAGCCCGCTGGTGTCCAAGCATGGCCTGAAGGTCACGCCCTTCGTGGGCATCATTCCCGATTTCGTCGAATACCGCGCCAATGACGCCGAGATCGCCGCGGTGTTCAACGTGCCGCTGGCGTTCTTCCGCCAGGACCCGCGCGAACATACCCACCGTATCGATTACCAGGGCCGCAGTTGGTACGTGCCCAGCTATCGTTTTGGCGAGTACAAGATCTGGGGCTTGTCGGCGATCATGATCGTGGAATTGGTGAACCTGATCTACGACGCGCAAATCAGCCTGCACCGGCCCCCTGAGCGTTTCACCTCAACCTGAGCGGACCTGCGAGCCGCCCTCTGCCTGCCTGAGGACTTACCGATGAAATACCGCCTGGGCGATGCCCGTGTCGAGACGCACCCCGACAGTTGGACAGCTCCCACTGCCACCCTGATCGGCCGCGTGCGCCTGCAGCAAAACGCCAGCGTGTGGTTCGGCGCCGTGTTGCGGGGTGATAACGAGCTGATCGACATAGGCCCCGACAGCAACGTGCAGGACGGCACCGTGATCCACACTGACATGGGCTCGCCCCTGACCCTGGGGCGCGGTGTTACAATTGGCCATAACGCCATGCTGCATGGCTGCACGGTGGGCGACTATAGCCTGATCGGCATCAATGCGGTGATTCTCAACGGCGCGAAGATCGGCAAATACTGCATCATCGGCGCCAACGCGCTGATCGCCGAAGGCAAGGAGATCCCCGACGGTTCGTTGGTGATGGGCTCGCCTGGCAAGGTCATACGCGAGCTGACCGAGGCGCAGAAAAAGATGCTCGAAGGCAGTGCTGCCCACTATGTCCACAATGCCCGGCGCTATGCCCGGGAGCTTGAGCCCCAGGAAGACTGATGACCCAAGAACGCCCCGTCGCCTCGCCCTGCGTGCAGGTGTGTGCCCTGGATGACGACGATATCTGCACTGGTTGCCAACGCACGGCCGCCGAAATCACCCGCTGGGGGCGCATGAGCAACGACGAGCGCCGCGAAGTGCTGGTCAAATGCCACGAGCGCGCCGTGGCCGGCGGTATGATGTTCGTCGCCGGCGCCTGATTTTTGCTCTTGTGGGCGACCGGCCCTGTTCATTGATGGCATCCGCACCGAGGCACCATGCTTTTCCTGCTTTCCTATATCGCCAGCGTCGTGCTGATCAACTTCGCCTTCAGTGCCGCGCCGCATCTGGATGTCATCTGGTCGGCCTGGGGCGGGCTGGTGTTCATCTTGCGCGACATGGTGCAGGCCCGCTTCGGGCACGGCGCGTTCGTCGCCATGCTGGTGGCGCTGGTGCTGTCCTATGTCACCTCGGACCCGGCCATCGCCCTGGCCAGTGCCACCGCGTTCGGCCTGTCCGAGCTGATCGACTGGCTGGTGTTCACGGTCACCAGGCGCCCCCTGCACGACCGTCTGTGGATCAGCTCGGCGCTGAGCATTCCGCTGGATACCTTTATCTTCTTCGGCATGATTGGCGCTTTGACCCCGCCGGTGGTCCTCACTGCACTGGGTTCCAAGTTTGCCGGGGTCACCTGCGTCTGGCTGGCCATGGCCTGGCGGTCGCGTCGCACCACGGCGGCCAGCCGATTGATGTAAAATGGCCGCTTCGGTGGGCCGCAGCTGGCGGCCTGCGATAACCTCGTTCCCCTTAAGGACCTGAAATGACCCGTATCGGAACTCCACTGTCGCCTACCGCGACGCGCGTACTGCTGTGTGGCTGCGGCGAGCTGGGCAAGGAAGTCGTGATCGAACTGCAACGCCTGGGCGTTGAAGTGATCGCCGTCGACCGTTATGCCAATGCCCCGGCCATGCAGGTCGCCCACCGCAGCCATGTGATCAACATGCTCGATGGCGCCGCGCTGCGTGCGGTGATCGAGGCCGAGAAGCCGCACTACATCGTGCCGGAAATCGAAGCCATCGCCACCGCTACCCTGGTGGAACTGGAGTCCGAAGGCTTTACCGTGGTGCCGACCGCCCGCGCCGCGCAGTTGACCATGAACCGCGAAGGCATCCGCCGCCTGGCCGCCGAAGAGCTGGACCTGCCGACCTCGCCGTACCACTTCGCCGACACCTTCGAAGAGTACCGCAACGCGGTGCAGGACCTGGGTTTCCCGTGCGTGGTCAAGCCGGTGATGAGTTCGTCGGGCAAGGGCCAGAGCCTGATCAAGCGCGCCGACGATGTGCAGAAGGCCTGGGACTATGCCCAGGAAGGCGGCCGTGCCGGCAAGGGTCGGGTGATCATCGAAGGCTTCATCGACTTCGACTACGAGATCACCCTGCTGACCGTGCGCCACGTCGGTGGTACCACCTTCCTGGCTCCGGTGGGCCACCGCCAGGAGAAGGGCGATTATCAGGAGTCCTGGCAGCCCCAGGCCATGAGCCCGGTGGCCCTGGCCGAGTCCGAGCGCGTGGCCAAGGCCGTGACCGAGGCCCTGGGTGGCCGTGGCCTGTTCGGCGTCGAGCTGTTCGTGAAGGGTGATCAGGTGTGGTTCAGCGAAGTCTCGCCGCGCCCCCACGACACCGGCCTGGTGACCCTGATTTCCCAGGACCTGTCGCAGTTCGCCCTGCACGCCCGCGCCATCCTCGGCCTGCCGATTCCGCTGGTGCGCCAGTTCGGCCCGTCGGCGTCGGCGGTGATCCTGGTGGAAGGCAACTCCACCCAGACCGCGTTCGCCAACCTGGGCGCGGCCCTGAGCGAGCCGGACACGGCCTTGCGCCTGTTCGGCAAGCCGGAAGTGGCCGGCCAACGCCGCATGGGCGTGGCCTTGGCGCGTGACGAGTCCATCGAGGCGGCCCGCTCCAAGGCGACCCGCGCAGCCCAGGCTGTAAACGTAGAGCTGTAATCGACCGGACGCCGCTTGCGGCAGCTTGCTACCTGCTCCCACCCCAGGCAGTCGCTGCGACTAGTTGCAGCGGCCGCTAAGCCGTGTCGCGACACCGAACTCAAATCCTCATCCCGAATTTCTTTCAGGCACGGTAGCAGCCTGGCCTTCCCTCCCGATCTCATGCCCACTCGATGCCATACGTGTGAAGGCATTTCCTACAGAAAATTCGCGCTAGCGCTCTGAAATGTCTGACTTGAAGGCTTAATCACCAACGGTAGATTCAAGGCTCAGGTGAGACGTGTGACCGGAAAAATTCCGCCCATTTGGGCACTGAGGACAAACCAGTCGAGGCGTGCTGATATGACAGAGAATGGCCGATTCAGTTTATCCAGTGCGGAACTGGAAACATTTCATGAGCAAGGATTCATCGGACCCTTTGATGTGTATCCAGAGGAGGAGATGGAGCGCATTCTGCGAGAATTACGCCCCAAGCTGCTTGATCAAAGCAATGCGGCTTTCGCAAACCCAAAGTCCTTGTCAGGAAACACCAACCTGTCCAGTTATGACAGGCATCTAGATGTGCCGTTTCTAGATGCCCATATCCATCGGCCAGAAATAATTGACAGGGTTCGGAGTATTCTGGGCGACAACTTATTGTGCTGGAGGACTGAGTTTTTCCCCAAATACCCCGGAAATGAAGGCACTGACTGGCACCAGGCTTCTAATTTTGCCAACGTCGCAGGCGATAAAAGGCCCCAGATCGAGTGGCCCAACGGGTCCGACTTTGGCGGCACCATCACCGTGTGGACGGCGATCACCGACTCAACCATAGACAATGGTTGTCTTCAGTTCATCCCGGGAACGCACCGGGAAATGAACTATGACGAGTCCAAGGAAATGGAGTACCAATCGGCCAGCATCGATTCGCTTGAAAAAGATGGCGTCAAACGTGGTTTTTTTGGCTACGACTACCGGCAACTGCAAATTGATCCAGATTGGCGCCCCGACGAGGCTGCGGCGCGGTCGATGG
It encodes the following:
- a CDS encoding YqfO family protein: MYKLAFFVPPSHVEAVKDAVFAAGGGRIGDYDSCAWQALGQGQFRPRDGATPFLGQSGQLERVEEWKVELVVADDLIEAVVAALKRSHPYETPAYEAWRLADI
- a CDS encoding hemagglutinin repeat-containing protein codes for the protein MNQHAFRFTLNPLGWAIASALLGYSLPALSEGVTPVAGPAGMPVVADHQGIPAVDIVRPDAQGTSHNRFGDYNVDAQGLVINNALQGGQSHLGPALEANRHFQGQAASAIVFEVTGMSSSRIDGAQEIFGQRADYILANPNGISANGASFINTNRATFLVGIPELEDGRIVRLAAGHDQAVLAVGEGGISNPQGALELITPVIDGRGVLSSRDALDITLGHNTLAYADRALLHTAAATAPPVDAHLLGAMRAGRINIVSTAEGAGVKMPGTHLVGREGVAINARGNVQLGEGVVSAAQGDVHLTTSADMRLTAVKVKGENIDITAGKALRLDTRTREQVSRDHEQHDRKAWFIPTEEYSKRTTTTTREHLATDLQTPGDVRLAAGTSLHVSGATVKAGKTLTLESKGTTTVEALVDSREVFETVRHRKHLWRGDSNTTDTHQTLRPTVLEGGVVNVDSVGDVTIVGSRLHSQGDGTLRTAGSATLDSQALTGTQRKADYRGDLAGGFFFGKTANDNSTQVNQKGSEMQSASNLRVEVVDKAVLTGSRLEAKGSLNVTAPKGIELHPAIETEQHNRQARQQGFAVDAGETKLAGDGKDSSKQYYAEVGYKVENTESDRATRTPLGAEIKGDTVNLKSDGIVKVIAGKVHSETGTHVEAPVQQFLAGQATKHEASTTTVGDGALRVTGGMDRAGSSFDGGYSKTALTRDETSAVGTVMTSNGTQSLKGDTLTHEGTSMASKGKTRLAFQQASHLAVTDKVTTEEHRQTTRGSLGASVEYTDITRPIEKVVKGEDQSRFQNQAVEDNLYAPSLGADLMVSHLQRDSVKVDETAKVAKISGTEVQVEVAERLKDVGTHYQATEGKVLITAGNHDQAAAVTRTSDSLKRLDVDVRTRLDTNTGADLNVKVVGSGGSIDKQAHQQTTVPSLIEGKAGIQVQLGTDGRYEGSRFNSTAGDISLKAGGTVALEQARDQQSIQETTLNGSSWAKVGSGADIGKSGGGSVIGKYTTASTTDSQGHGARINTPGAVSIGAGKQVLMEGTAVGSAEQQVASVDIKAGGRAQVSATTDTHQASGSVYGGGVQLSVAGKAPSGAKGGGVGASLELARTDEQSTTATGSHWQVAGPVQVAAGASDDKAIEIKGLTLDAKRLVLDASKGGLAITAATSEEKRDNRSVGVGLSLNGATATESTKGNSAIHGRVTLGLDKLASTTHANSSLRSESLQLDTRRDALLSGVQVHADTIKGTVAGDLVVETRQDQVNGYKVAVDARLNADQNPQGLLNGASALAGPAAGKIPTNVAKGIQKADPGFAPTLHLDVSKTARDTASAQTVLNGREGIALAVEGNTQLNGALLASARGQVDLGSSAVNTRSLSGSDHVFGIEGKLSIVPEEMTQNLLNAFTGPQDSKDQTSDLGLIRTKGHDREQTLQGGIKHKEG
- a CDS encoding ShlB/FhaC/HecB family hemolysin secretion/activation protein, with the protein product MRALLRLLTCCTLLASTAQADETLRWLDQQRRERDGLERDERLRQLQRQAPVPPPLPQPRAEDREVACWSLPGLRLRGNRLIADPALAREVTPHLRPCMDVGAIRQVLAAITHAYVQRGYIAARAYPAGPPVAGEPLEITVEEGFVESIELSDDSLPVSLKNAFPDLLGRPLHLPALEQGLDQLNRLRSIDLQAQIAPGELPGGSRILLVPRGHQARWGLGVRYGNGGDRFTGRHGVNLVVSHDSPLHLNDSLQVGLFRTAGADPSHTTGLGLYYSVPYGPWTLGASLARSQQIAFAPVNRTRSEARGASNSLRLNRTLWRNQHTLIGAGLRLTQKHQDRWIAGRHYTRADDQLTSASLDLNVLWLGRATWSGQLGYDHSLPWLSATARPHQRWRAAVMRTRAWPAKGYPWRWDSSLEAQYSPHPLPASEQALLSSPNSVRGFRDSNIAASSALVWRNNLGVTLPLGQGLTLTPQVGLDYGRGWGTYIREQQYPALAALSGGARLGWPGGELTLEYRHAMVIKDGPPSEPGFWNTELKLDF
- a CDS encoding L,D-transpeptidase family protein; this encodes MRWLLALFCLSFATVSSAAFTVTIEKKPVSQLPGNVIDPVHGVTPSVPRNLANAVVDKVLVIKSAHQLQLLSDGQPLKTYRVSLGKRPRGPKEYEGDMRTPEGFYWLDWRKVSDRFNLAIHVSYPNTTDAARARNAGVPAGGMIMIHGTPDSEDYPEWYFNSLDWTDGCIAMKNQDMRELWSMVKDGTLIEIRP